TCGGCCGGGCTGTACAACAACACCGACCTGTCCCGAGGACTCACCGCCTTCTCTCCAGTCCTAGAGATAGTCGAGCTACCCGACTCAGGCCCAGGCGCCGCAGACGACGCCCCTCGTGACCGCGAAGGAGGACGGTAGGCAGTGCCGCTGTCGATCAGGTTCACGAAGACCTCCACAGGCGAGTCGGAGCTGACACCCCTGAACTCCGCCGAGAAAGCCGAAATTCGACAGCAGAACCACGACTTTCCACCCCCTCAGACCCGACACCTCACCCGGCGATGATCAAGCGGATCCCGAGGCTCCGGTCGGTCGACCTGCAGTACGGCCAAGCCCGCACAGTCCGGGGCAACTCGCCACGGGACGCCAGGACGATGGCCATCTAGATGTCGCAATAAGGCTCCGGCCATGAAAGCCGGGGCAACGCTCGCGGCGCGTCCCCAGCACCCGGCAGTCCGGGCGGCCGCATGTGGCCCGCCAGTGAAGGCCGGGTACAACCGGCGCCCGCAGGGACAGCGCGTATGCGGTCCGGTGGCCGCAATGAGGCCCGGCCGTGAAGGCCGGGTGCGACCCGACGTTCGTGCTGACCGTGCCCCGCGTCTTCGAGCCGCAATGAGGCCCGGCTGTGAAGGCCGGGTGCGACCCTGCCCGATCAGGGCTGATCGGCTGGCACAGTCTGGCGGGCTCGCCGATATCCGGACATCATGGACGACTCGCCCGAGATCTACTTAAGACTGATCCAGCGTGTCGGCAGACGCTTCCCTCCCCGAAGCTCCGCGCAGAAGGACGTCCAGTGGACGCTCCAACCGCGCCGCGAGTCCGGCGCTGGGGCACGCCGATCGCGCTCATCCCCGAGGCCCATCTGGCGTTCAAGTCGCCGAGTCGAAGCCCGCTCCCGCCACTCCGGAATGCCGCAGCCCGCTATCGAGATGTACTCGATGATGCACTCGACCACGTCGCCACGCTGCACCACAGCTGCTCGTCCGGAGACGACAGCACGAGGGACCGCTCAGGCCTGACGGTTGACCGTAGTCGTGACCACGTAACGCTCCAATGATCAGCCGAAATGTCCGCAAGCGGGAGGATTCCGGGAGGATCGTGGCGACCACAACTACGTTCGACCGCCCCGCCCGCATGTCCCGCAGGAACCTCACCACCGACTCGATCGGCTCACCCACGGGCCCGAGTAGCACACACGCCTTGGCCTATCGCCCCGCGTCACGCAGACCACAAAGGCCCGATCACCCGATCGAGCGCCCATGCCCGAACCTGTCGAAGCGTCCAAGAGCGGCGGCCGATCTCAGCGGAAGCCCGGTCAGCGGCCTGCGGGACGTCCATCCGGGTCGACCATCTTGATGGCACCGTCCTGCTCTTGCAGGACCACGTCATCCCGGTACTCACCCACACCGAGCGCGGCAACTTGACCCAGGCTGACCATCCGCACGATCTCGTCGTCGCGTTGGAAAACGAAGAGGTTGCCCTCCTGGACGTAGTCACCGTCGTAGGTACCGTCACCCGTCATCTCGACGGGTCGACCCAGTTCTCTCTCGATCGACGCACCGGTCGCGGGTCCGGTGAGGACGTGCACGGAGGTCCAGTCGCCGGGGGCCAGCTCCTTGAACGGCCGCGAGCCGCCGGACCGGCCCAACTCGACGATCGCGGTCTCGAGCTCCACGTCGAACTCCACCTGCACTCCCGAGGTGTTCGCGCCGCATCCCGCCACCAGGGCGAGCAGTGCAAGCAGGGGCAATATCAAGCGCATGTCAGTACTGGTCCGGAGTCGCCGACGGTTCGCCGGGGTCGTGGTCGTCGCCGCGCCCAGGATTGTCCGTCGGCCAGGGGTCACCACTGGTATCGCGGGTCTCGCCCGGGTTCACCTGATTGGATGGCACTAGGGTGTCGTTTTTGTCGATGACCACCATTCTGCCATCCGTGACCGCCTGCTCGACCAATGCGGCCAACTCCTCGGAACTAGCGTCCGGATTGGCTCCCGCGATCTCGCGGCCCACCTCATTATTGTGCAGATCCATGGCCACCGGGATGTGGTGGCCGGCCGGGTTCCGCTCATGTGCGGTGGCGAACTCGCCCGCCCATTGCTCGCCGTAACGCTGTGTCATCAGAGCATTCCAGTAGGCGTGCCGGAACGCGTCCGCGTGCCCATCGGTCCCGCCCTTTCCCTCGAACATGCTTTCCGAGACATGCAGTGCATCCTGTCGGATGTCGCCGAACTCCTGAAGTCCGAGCAGTCCCTTGCGCTTCTGCAGGTCGTCGAGCATCTGCGCCTCGGTCTGGGTAAGCCGTTCCTGCGGGATGTCTCTCAGTTCCGCGATCCAGCCAGCCAGACCGGTTGGCCACATGGTCGTATCGTCAGTCCTGACCTGGTACTCGGCTAGCAGATCGCGATGCCGCTGCTCATCGACGATACGGTCCTCGCCAGCCTCCGCCGCCTCCGCCAGCGTCGTCGCTCCCGCGTCGTCGATCTCACCGGACAGGATGTGTGCGAGCACGGAGTTCAACTCGGTGTCGATCGTGGCCGCACGGCCCAGGATGCCCTGCACCTCCGCGTGCAGGGTCATGAGCATGAGGAATCCCTCGGAATCCGCAGTTTCGACGACCTCGCCGTTCTCGATCCGGTATCCGTTCCTCAATGCGTGCTCCTCGGTCGCCTCGACGCTGCGGACCAGATCCTGCACGGCTCTCTCAGTGTCATCAATGATCGTCACTGCAGCGGACAGTCGAGCAACGAGGTCCTCAAGCGCTTGGCGACGGGCCCGGAGATCACTCTCCGCAGCCTCCGCCGCATCCCCGCCCCACTCAGCCGGCTTGGCGCCATCGAGCTCGTCCTGCAGACCGACGACCAATTTGTTCTGTGCGGAGAGATGGTCACCGACCTGACCGATCATGTCCGGCCGCCACTGCCTGATCTCGTCCCAAGTGGCCATCAACCGCCTACCGTCTGGCCGAAACCATGCGCATTCGCATCGTCTCGCTCCTGGTAGTCATCGGCGGCCGAGTTCAGGTTCGCCGCGTAGGAGTTCATGCCCTCGGCCCAACTCGCGCAGCTGTCCTCCCAATGCGGACCGAGTTGACCGGCGGTCCCAGCGGACTCCGTCCCCGGCAGCGCGGTGGCGAGCTCCGTCACCCGACCCAAGTCGAGCGTTCGCACGACATCCGCTGCCTGCTGCGCGGCGTCAGCCGCAGCGCGCAGCGCTGCTGGATCGACCTCGAAATCCGTCACCCTTCCCCCCTCCCTCCCCTACCGAGGGTATCAACGACACCGCAGGCTGTATCCGTGATTGCCGGAAATCCGGGAACTCTCCTTCGGAACCGGAACTGTCGACCTGACGTGGCGTCATCACACGCCGCAACGGGCCCCATGGTTACTCTGCGTCGATCATGTCGCTACAGTCAACGAACAGTGCTTTCCCGACTCCTCACGGAGCCGTGACCTACCCAGGGATTGACGAAGCGACGCTAGCCGTCGCGTCGTCTACACCGGCAGATACGGGCTGGGCCTGCCATACCAGCTGATCCTCAGCGTGTCGCGGGCACGGGTCGCGGCAACGAAAAGCAGCGAGCGTGCTTTACGTTCCTCGCGAGCGGAGCGCTGTTGATCCTCCTTCCGGTAGCGCTCGATCACGGCCGTGCGGGGAATGACGCCATCGCACACGCCGACGATCGCCGGCTTCTGGTACTCGAGTCCCTTGAAGCGGTGCATGGTGCCGACGTGAACCTCACCATCGCCCTTGGGGCCGTCCTTGGTGAGTTCGGCGCAACTGATCTCCGCCTGCGTCGCGAGATAGCTCATGACCTGGGCGACCATGTCCCGATCCGCGACACAGACTGCCACGTTGCCGCGGGGGTCGCGCCGAATCCCGTTGTCTCCAGTGGAGATCTCTGTGCGCCAATTCTTCAAGGCTGCGGCGAGCTGGATCAGTTCGTCCTCCCATGATGAGCAGGCCGCGAGTTCGGGGGCTGGACCATGGAGCACCGAGCGATAGCCCTCGAGAGTGTCGGCACCGTCGTCGAGGTTGTCGTAGGAGACCTTCTGCGGATCGACGACTCCGATCGCGCGAGCGAGGATCTCCCGCGTGGTGCGGTAGCTGAGGGTCAGCCGTGAGGAACGACCACGGATGTTGACACCCACCGTGCCGAGGGTGACCTGATGGTCGTAGATGCGCTGGTGGGTGTCGCCGGCGATGAACAGGTCATTGGGACTCTTCGGGACCATGGCACGCAACATCGTCCAGTGAGCGGCGCGGAGATCTTGGGCCTCGTCGACGACCACATGCCGATAGCGGTGACTGCGATAGCACCTGCCCGAACTGTCGTCGGGCTGGGCCTCCTCCGCGCCACCAACCGCCTCGTTGTCCCGCCGTGCCTCGATTTTCGCAGCCCGCTCCATCGCGAGGCGAGCCGCCCGCTCCGCAGCCTGGCCCCAGGTTTCGATGCCTTCCTTGTCCAGACGTACGGTGAACTGTTCCAGCAGTTTCCAGATCTGGTTGCGTTCCGGGCGGGTGAGCGATCGGCCGCGACCTGCGCGACGGGCATCGAAGTATGCCTTGCGGGTGTTCAGTGACTGGCCGAGAACGACCTGATCCCACTCCTCCAGAAGGAACTCGGCGTCCCAGCGTTGGTCGTCGACCTCAGCGAGCACCTGACGGAGGACGCCGAGCGCCACGGTGTCGAATACCCGCTGCCTACCGACGCCGACGCTCTCGCTGAGAACTCGTGCGGCGAGCTGGTCGATGTGAGTGATTTCAACGCGGGCCAGCAACTCGGGCTCCAGCAGCGAGGCAAGGCGGGCACGCAGGTCCGTGGTGAGGTTCTTCGTGAAGGTGGTCAGCAGGATCGGCTTGTCTGAGCCTGGCGACAGCTGTTCGGCGAGGTGCTTCACTCGGTGCAGAGCAACGATGGTCTTGCCGGTGCCCGGTCCACCGACGCAGCCTTGTCGACCGGCCAGAACCAGAGCGCACACCAGGCGTCCATAACGGTCTTCAACCGCCAGTAGGGCGTGTCGACGGCGTGGAAGAGGTCCTCGAAGACCTGCTCCTTCTGCACCGCGTGCTCCGGCCGCCGCAGGAAGCCGAACTCGGGATCGGTCGGATCAGCGCCCCAGACGTCGATCCGGCGGGCGATCGCCTGCTCGGAGATCTCCATTCGCTCGACGACGAGCGCCCACAGGAACTCCACCCGCCTGGCGGCGTCGCGCAGCCGAGTGAACTGGGACGGCGCCTCTGGTTGGGGCCGGCCGTTCTTCATCTTGGGCTCGCCGGTGTTCTTGTTCAGGTGCGCCGTACTGCGCTTCGGCCGTTGGAGGACACCCCGCCGCCAGGCAGCAAGCTGCGCCACCTCGCTGCCCGCCAGGTCTTTGGCCTCGCTTATCCCGGTGACCGCCGCCCATCCCGGGTTCGGCAGGAGGAACTGGTGCACCGCGTCCGGTGGCAGCGGCTGCTCCACGCCGTCCTTTCGAAACGGCAACGGGGTCGGTGCCAACCCGCCCTTCGTCTTCAGCCACGCCTTCGCCGCCGAGGCGACGTCCTCTCCCGCGTAGACCGCTCGTCGCCCACCGATGAGCGAGTTGCCGCGCCGCAGGTGCAGGCCGAACCAGGGTGCCCGCATGCCGGGGTGCATGGTGTTGAGCCACAACGACACCTCGGCCAGCTCGACGCCGCTGGACTTCCGGCCGCATCGGGCGGCTGCCTGGGTCGCGGCAGGTACGTCATCGCCCCGGGCGGGCAGCTGCTCGCCGGCTCCCTGCCGCGCTTGGCGATGTCCGCCTGGCAGGCAGGCACCGTTCTGAGCCACGCCGCGACCTTCTCGCTCACCGGTCTCCGCCGGGGTCTTCTTCGTCCTGCCGCCCGGTGGCCTCGGTGGCCCTGCCTCGGGCCCCGCGTCCGCTCACCGCACATCTGTCCGTCACGCAGCTGGTCGCCGCGCAGCTGGTCGCCGCGCACCATGGTCGCCACGGGCCCGCGGCTTGCCCGTCGCCCTGGCCGTCGCCGTCGCCGCCCGCCTTCGACCGACGGCCGATCGCGGGCTGGCTGGTCGTCGGTCCTCTCGTGGAGCACTGGTGTGAGCACTGCTCGCCCAGTTCGGGCGTGTGCGCCCACACCGGGGTGATCAGCGGCGCCGGGCTGATCCGACGGGCCGACGGTCGTGGATCAGGAGCGCGGCGGGTTTCAAAGCGTGGGAAGCCGATGTGGTCGAGTCGTCGCCCCCTGGGGCGGACCCTGGTCGACGGCTGGTCTCTTCCGGCGCAGGGTCCGGTCATCGCCGGGGGCGGTGCACGCCGGCGGCACCACCCCCGGGCGGACGAGCTAGCCGACCGCGGGGGAGTCGGTGTCGGCGTCGCAGCAGGCCGCCGCGGCCGCGGTGGGGCTGTCCTGGCCGTAGGAGGCGGAGTCGCCGGTCACGGTGTAGACCTCCCAGGATTCCTGGCCGGGGCCGTGGACCCAGACCTTGTCCTGTTCGGCGTAGCAGCAGGTGGTGCCCTTCTCGACCAGGGTCTCCATGCCCTCGCCGGTGAGCCGCCGGGAGGCGGCGTCGACCTCGTCGGTGGAGGCGACCTCGACGCCGAGGTGATCCAGCACGGTGGCCTGGCCGGGTTCTCCTTCGAGCAGGACGAGCTTGAGCGCGGGCTCGGTGACGGCGAAGTTGGCATACCCGGGGCGCCGCTTGGCCGGTTCGGCACCGAACAGCGTCGAGTAGAACGCGATCGAGCCCTCGAGGTCGCCGACGCGGAGGGCTAGTTGGACGCGAGACATGAACGAGCTCCCTTGGATAGATGACTATCGAAACAAGACGGGATGCAGCTTGCCCTCTATCTCGAAGACTGTCAATATAGACACATGTCGAAGCAACTGCCGGTGGCGGCGATGGACGCCTGCTGCTCCCCACTGGCCCGCGAACCCCTGGCACCGGCGCAGGCGGTCGAGCTGGCGAAGATCTTCAAGGCCATCTCCGATCCGATCCGACTGCGCCTGCTCTCGCTGATCGCCTCCCATGCCGGCGGGGAGGCCTGCGTCTGCGACCTGACCGACGCCTTCGACGTCACCGGACCGACGATCTCCCACCACCTGAAGGTGCTGCGCGAATCCGGGCTGATCGACGGCGAACGACGGGGCACCTGGGTGTACTACCGCGTCCATCCCGAAGTGCTGTCCCGACTGTCCACGGTGTTGACGCCCGCCGGCCGCGCCGCCGTGATCTCGACGTGAGCGTCGCCGAGCAGACCACCGCCCAGCCGGGTCTGGTCGGGAGGCTCTCGACCCTGGACCGGTTCCTGCCCGTGTGGATCGCCGTCGCGATGGTCGCCGGTCTCCTCGCGGGTCGGGCCGTCCCCGGCCTGGACACCGCCTTGAACGCGGTGTCGATCGACGGGATCTCCCTGCCGATCGCCGCAGGCCTGCTGATCATGATGTACCCGGTGCTGGCGAAGGTCCGCTACGACCGCGTCGACACCGTCACCGCCGATCGCAGGCTCCTGTGGTCTTCCCTGGCGCTGAACTGGATCATCGGCCCGGCGTTGATGTTCGCCCTGGCGTGGCTGCTGCTGCCGGACCTGCCCGAGTACCGCACCGGGCTGATCATCGTCGGACTGGCCCGCTGCATCGCGATGGTCGTCATCTGGAACGACCTCGCGTGCGGCGACCGCGAGGCCGCCGCCGTCCTGGTGGCGCTGAACTCGGTCTTCCAGGTCCTCATGTTCGGGGTCCTGGGCTGGTTCTACCTCGCGGTGCTGCCCGGGTGGCTCGGCCTCGCCCAGACCGACCTCGCCGTGTCGGGCTGGCGGATCACCAAGAGTGTGCTGATCTTCCTCGGAGTCCCCCTGGTGGCGGGATTCCTGACCCGACACTTCGGGGAGAAGGCGAAGGGCCGCCAGTGGTACGAGACGAGGTTCCTACCCCGGATCGGCCCGGTCGCGCTCTACGGCCTCCTGTTCACCATCGTCGTCCTCTTCGCCCTGCAAGGCGATCAGGTCCTCGGCCGCCCGCTCGACGTGCTGCGCATCGCCCTGCCGCTGCTGGTGTACTTCGCGGTGATGTGGGGCGGCGGCTTCGCCCTCGGCAAGGCCGTCGGACTCGGCTACGAACGCACCACGGCACTGGCGTTCACCGCGGCGGGCAACAACTTCGAGCTGGCCATCGCCGTGGCCATCGCGACCTACGGTGCCACCAGCGGCCAGGCACTGGCGGGAGTCGTCGGCCCGCTCATCGAGGTCCCCGTCCTGGTCGGCCTGGTCTACGTCTCCCTGGCCTTACGTCGACGCTTCACCCGTCCCTCCCCCGATTCCGCGTAGCCGCCTGACCGAACAGCCACCGCCGCGCAGGCCGACCGGGCGTCGACATGGAGCGCTGCCGCCTCGGTCGACCACGGGTGCGGGCACGACTCGACGCGCACAAACGCTCGGCCCGCCGCCCGCTTCGACGAAGTCTGCCGCGCCGACACCGGGGCAGGCCTCGGCCACCACGACTGGATCGACTCGCCGAGACCGCCTCCCTCCACTTCCGCCGGCCGTGCTCGCGCCGCGGTCCACCCCGCGCCTCCAGGCCACCGCTGAGAACGAAGGAGCCACCGTGTCCGAACTTCCCGAGGTGCTGTTCGTCTGCGTCCACAACGCCGGCCGCTCCCAGATGGCCGCGGCCCTGCTCCACCACCACGCCGAAGGCCGGGTCGTCGTCCGCTCCGCCGGATCCGCCCCCGCCGACTCGATCAACCCCGCCGTCGTCGCGGCGATGGGCGAACTCGGTCTCGACCTCACGAAGGAGTTCCCGAAACCCCTCACGACCGAGGCCGTCCAGGCCGCCGACGTCGTGATCACCATGGGCTGCGGCGACGCCTGCCCCGTCTTCCCCGGCAAGCGCTACCTCGACTGGCGACTCGACGACCC
This genomic stretch from Actinoalloteichus hoggarensis harbors:
- a CDS encoding ArsI/CadI family heavy metal resistance metalloenzyme yields the protein MSRVQLALRVGDLEGSIAFYSTLFGAEPAKRRPGYANFAVTEPALKLVLLEGEPGQATVLDHLGVEVASTDEVDAASRRLTGEGMETLVEKGTTCCYAEQDKVWVHGPGQESWEVYTVTGDSASYGQDSPTAAAAACCDADTDSPAVG
- the arsB gene encoding ACR3 family arsenite efflux transporter, with translation MSVAEQTTAQPGLVGRLSTLDRFLPVWIAVAMVAGLLAGRAVPGLDTALNAVSIDGISLPIAAGLLIMMYPVLAKVRYDRVDTVTADRRLLWSSLALNWIIGPALMFALAWLLLPDLPEYRTGLIIVGLARCIAMVVIWNDLACGDREAAAVLVALNSVFQVLMFGVLGWFYLAVLPGWLGLAQTDLAVSGWRITKSVLIFLGVPLVAGFLTRHFGEKAKGRQWYETRFLPRIGPVALYGLLFTIVVLFALQGDQVLGRPLDVLRIALPLLVYFAVMWGGGFALGKAVGLGYERTTALAFTAAGNNFELAIAVAIATYGATSGQALAGVVGPLIEVPVLVGLVYVSLALRRRFTRPSPDSA
- a CDS encoding DUF6973 domain-containing protein; protein product: MATWDEIRQWRPDMIGQVGDHLSAQNKLVVGLQDELDGAKPAEWGGDAAEAAESDLRARRQALEDLVARLSAAVTIIDDTERAVQDLVRSVEATEEHALRNGYRIENGEVVETADSEGFLMLMTLHAEVQGILGRAATIDTELNSVLAHILSGEIDDAGATTLAEAAEAGEDRIVDEQRHRDLLAEYQVRTDDTTMWPTGLAGWIAELRDIPQERLTQTEAQMLDDLQKRKGLLGLQEFGDIRQDALHVSESMFEGKGGTDGHADAFRHAYWNALMTQRYGEQWAGEFATAHERNPAGHHIPVAMDLHNNEVGREIAGANPDASSEELAALVEQAVTDGRMVVIDKNDTLVPSNQVNPGETRDTSGDPWPTDNPGRGDDHDPGEPSATPDQY
- a CDS encoding UvrD-helicase domain-containing protein → MKHLAEQLSPGSDKPILLTTFTKNLTTDLRARLASLLEPELLARVEITHIDQLAARVLSESVGVGRQRVFDTVALGVLRQVLAEVDDQRWDAEFLLEEWDQVVLGQSLNTRKAYFDARRAGRGRSLTRPERNQIWKLLEQFTVRLDKEGIETWGQAAERAARLAMERAAKIEARRDNEAVGGAEEAQPDDSSGRCYRSHRYRHVVVDEAQDLRAAHWTMLRAMVPKSPNDLFIAGDTHQRIYDHQVTLGTVGVNIRGRSSRLTLSYRTTREILARAIGVVDPQKVSYDNLDDGADTLEGYRSVLHGPAPELAACSSWEDELIQLAAALKNWRTEISTGDNGIRRDPRGNVAVCVADRDMVAQVMSYLATQAEISCAELTKDGPKGDGEVHVGTMHRFKGLEYQKPAIVGVCDGVIPRTAVIERYRKEDQQRSAREERKARSLLFVAATRARDTLRISWYGRPSPYLPV
- a CDS encoding type VII secretion target gives rise to the protein MTDFEVDPAALRAAADAAQQAADVVRTLDLGRVTELATALPGTESAGTAGQLGPHWEDSCASWAEGMNSYAANLNSAADDYQERDDANAHGFGQTVGG
- a CDS encoding arsenate reductase ArsC; protein product: MSELPEVLFVCVHNAGRSQMAAALLHHHAEGRVVVRSAGSAPADSINPAVVAAMGELGLDLTKEFPKPLTTEAVQAADVVITMGCGDACPVFPGKRYLDWRLDDPAGRGLDAVRPIRDEIDRRVRTLLTELTAVSD
- a CDS encoding ArsR/SmtB family transcription factor is translated as MSKQLPVAAMDACCSPLAREPLAPAQAVELAKIFKAISDPIRLRLLSLIASHAGGEACVCDLTDAFDVTGPTISHHLKVLRESGLIDGERRGTWVYYRVHPEVLSRLSTVLTPAGRAAVIST
- a CDS encoding helix-turn-helix domain-containing protein: MEVFVNLIDSGTAYRPPSRSRGASSAAPGPESGSSTISRTGEKAVSPRDRSVLLYSPAEAARLLAVRESWLRRAAGRRLIRCTFLGKHLRFSEADLTAVIAAGARPARDVRRSRSAL